From a single Aquincola tertiaricarbonis genomic region:
- the fliH gene encoding flagellar assembly protein FliH — MIRPHRFPPLSKVNVAKALGDAHGLPPEAQASLADGFQHGQQLGYREGYDQGLQRGREDGQAIGRDEGRRIGVQEGRREAAARFDKLAGPIDAVLAALQQAQADYQTAMREEVVDLVARVARQVIRCELALQPAQLLHLVDETLATMPPPHDNVQVHLNPEDLQRIRDVDPARAARWTLVADAQLDAGECRVRAGRREADAGCRQRLAACMDQVRSQLIDNPAPADAAAPVAAEAPVAAPPAAPARAPVAPAAPVVEAAAPAPQPEPAAAAPAAPQAEAEAAPAPAPAAPRKKAATAEAAEPAPVAKPAAKSAAKAADKAEAKVAAEKPAKADKPAAKTAPAARRKAAATEVVA, encoded by the coding sequence ATGATCAGACCGCACCGCTTTCCTCCGTTGTCCAAGGTCAACGTGGCCAAGGCTTTGGGCGACGCCCATGGCCTGCCGCCCGAAGCCCAGGCTTCGCTGGCCGACGGCTTCCAGCATGGCCAGCAGCTGGGCTACCGCGAAGGCTACGACCAGGGCCTGCAGCGTGGCCGCGAAGATGGCCAGGCCATCGGCCGCGACGAAGGCCGCCGCATCGGCGTGCAGGAAGGCCGCCGTGAGGCCGCCGCCCGCTTCGACAAGCTGGCCGGCCCGATCGATGCGGTGCTGGCCGCGCTGCAACAGGCGCAGGCCGACTACCAGACGGCAATGCGCGAGGAAGTGGTGGACCTGGTGGCCCGCGTGGCGCGGCAGGTGATCCGCTGCGAGCTGGCGCTGCAGCCGGCGCAGCTGCTGCACCTGGTGGACGAAACCCTGGCCACCATGCCGCCGCCGCACGACAACGTGCAGGTGCACCTGAATCCCGAGGACCTGCAGCGCATCCGCGACGTGGACCCGGCGCGTGCCGCCCGCTGGACGCTGGTGGCCGATGCCCAGCTGGACGCCGGCGAATGCCGCGTGCGCGCAGGCCGCCGCGAGGCCGACGCCGGCTGCCGCCAGCGCCTGGCCGCCTGCATGGACCAGGTGCGCTCGCAACTCATCGACAACCCGGCGCCGGCCGATGCCGCCGCGCCGGTGGCCGCCGAGGCGCCCGTGGCAGCGCCCCCGGCAGCGCCCGCACGCGCCCCCGTGGCCCCGGCCGCCCCGGTGGTCGAAGCCGCCGCGCCTGCGCCGCAGCCCGAGCCCGCCGCAGCGGCGCCGGCAGCCCCGCAGGCCGAAGCTGAAGCGGCCCCTGCCCCCGCCCCGGCCGCGCCGCGCAAGAAGGCCGCCACGGCCGAAGCGGCCGAGCCTGCGCCGGTGGCCAAGCCGGCCGCGAAGTCGGCCGCCAAAGCGGCCGACAAGGCCGAGGCCAAGGTGGCGGCCGAGAAGCCCGCCAAGGCAGACAAGCCGGCCGCCAAGACCGCACCCGCTGCGCGCCGCAAGGCCGCGGCCACGGAGGTGGTGGCGTGA